In a single window of the Campylobacter fetus subsp. testudinum 03-427 genome:
- the feoA gene encoding ferrous iron transport protein A (Pfam match to PF04023.10 FeoA) encodes MDLSKLEINQKAILTGISGLQNTKRRLRSFGLDIGSQIQIKQKSITNSNIEILSKHGLIALRKNEAKMLSCELLAEK; translated from the coding sequence ATGGATTTATCTAAATTAGAAATAAATCAAAAAGCTATACTTACTGGGATAAGCGGACTGCAAAATACAAAAAGAAGGCTTAGGTCATTTGGACTAGATATCGGATCTCAGATACAAATCAAACAAAAAAGCATAACAAATTCAAACATAGAGATACTAAGCAAACACGGTTTAATAGCTTTAAGAAAGAATGAGGCAAAAATGCTCAGCTGCGAACTGTTGGCTGAAAAATGA
- the feoB gene encoding ferrous iron transport protein B (Pfam matches to PF02421.14 FeoB_N, and to PF07670.10 Gate, and to PF07670.10 Gate, and to PF07664.8 FeoB_C) — protein sequence MSKQFVIALVGQPNVGKSQFLSSISGANPKIGNFAGVTVEKYEATLVKGDIVLNFIDLPGLYSMDDFSKDESVAKDFLMKSKYDMILNIVDSTNLERNLFLTSELMALGKKMVVALNMDDEAKSEGIEIDDKHLSNILNIPSIKISSVKKTNLNSLLDTIIDILSKPYSPNKLKFSDQIEEELIYLAQKIDEVGFKKDEICSRQAAILFLLEDKKFYTLSHEDPKILLLIPEIKKVFDDIKQKTQNSSIEDVLIDEYHSFAKGAALETQNIKAGKNTDITKKIDSILIHRFFGLPIFLFFMWLLFQATFTLGEVPMKYIEMVFAWFGNSIAANLNDDMLKSIIVDGIIAGVGTVILFLPNIIILFLGIALLETTGYMARVAFLLDGFFHKFGLHGKSFIPLVTGFGCSIPAYMAARTLKSQKDRLLTMFIIGFMSCGARLPVYVLFAGAFFKPENAGNVLFFIYISGALLGLMAAKVLRIFVFKGNDEPFVMEMPKYRLPSVKLIWLTIYSKSMMYLKKAGTFILAASILVWFVSTFPQNPNIEEKYQQQIQAASNDELKLELTHQKDQELMENTYLGMFGKAIEPVFAPLGFNWKMSVATVSGLAAKEVIVSTLGVLYSLGGEVSENNTTLQQTLSKSIPFASAMAFIVFVMVYLPCLAATAVFSKEAESKKYTFYLVTFTFCTAWMLAFITYKVITFLNIA from the coding sequence ATGAGCAAACAGTTTGTAATAGCTCTTGTAGGACAACCAAATGTAGGTAAAAGTCAGTTTTTAAGCTCTATCAGCGGCGCAAATCCAAAAATCGGAAATTTCGCAGGCGTAACAGTAGAAAAATACGAAGCTACACTTGTAAAAGGCGATATCGTTTTAAATTTCATAGATCTTCCGGGGCTTTATAGTATGGACGATTTTTCAAAAGACGAGAGCGTTGCAAAAGATTTTTTGATGAAAAGCAAATACGATATGATATTAAATATCGTAGATTCCACAAATTTAGAAAGAAATTTATTTTTAACTTCTGAGCTTATGGCGCTTGGCAAAAAGATGGTCGTCGCTTTAAATATGGACGATGAAGCCAAAAGCGAAGGCATAGAGATAGACGACAAACATTTAAGCAACATACTAAACATACCCTCCATTAAAATATCATCGGTAAAAAAGACAAATTTAAATAGTCTATTAGATACTATCATCGATATTCTCTCAAAACCATACTCTCCAAACAAACTCAAATTTAGCGATCAAATCGAAGAAGAGCTGATATATCTAGCACAAAAAATCGATGAAGTTGGATTTAAAAAAGATGAAATTTGCTCAAGACAAGCGGCGATACTGTTTTTACTAGAAGATAAGAAATTCTACACGCTGTCTCACGAAGATCCAAAAATACTACTTTTGATACCTGAGATAAAAAAGGTATTTGATGATATAAAACAAAAAACGCAAAATAGCTCCATAGAAGACGTGCTCATCGACGAATACCACTCATTTGCGAAAGGCGCGGCCTTAGAAACTCAAAATATAAAAGCCGGTAAAAACACAGATATCACAAAAAAGATAGATAGCATACTTATACATAGATTTTTCGGGTTACCTATATTTTTATTTTTTATGTGGTTGCTGTTTCAAGCTACATTTACTCTTGGTGAAGTTCCGATGAAGTATATAGAAATGGTGTTTGCGTGGTTTGGAAATAGCATAGCTGCAAATTTAAATGATGATATGCTAAAATCCATAATTGTAGATGGTATCATCGCTGGAGTCGGCACAGTGATACTATTTTTACCAAACATCATCATTTTATTTTTAGGTATAGCGCTTTTAGAAACAACTGGATATATGGCAAGAGTTGCGTTTTTGCTAGATGGATTTTTTCATAAATTCGGGCTTCACGGCAAAAGTTTCATACCGCTAGTTACGGGATTTGGCTGTTCTATCCCTGCGTATATGGCGGCGCGCACTCTAAAAAGTCAAAAAGATAGACTTCTTACTATGTTTATCATAGGATTTATGAGTTGTGGAGCTAGACTTCCTGTATATGTGCTGTTTGCCGGAGCATTTTTCAAACCAGAAAACGCAGGAAATGTACTATTTTTCATCTATATATCAGGCGCTCTTTTAGGACTAATGGCAGCTAAAGTTTTACGCATTTTCGTTTTTAAAGGCAATGATGAACCATTTGTTATGGAAATGCCAAAATACAGACTCCCAAGCGTAAAACTCATCTGGCTTACCATATACTCAAAATCTATGATGTATTTAAAAAAAGCTGGTACTTTTATACTAGCAGCTTCCATTTTAGTCTGGTTTGTAAGTACTTTTCCGCAAAATCCCAACATAGAAGAGAAATACCAACAACAAATTCAAGCAGCCTCCAACGACGAGTTAAAACTAGAGCTTACTCATCAAAAAGATCAAGAACTTATGGAAAATACATATCTAGGAATGTTTGGTAAAGCCATAGAACCAGTATTTGCACCACTTGGTTTTAACTGGAAAATGTCTGTTGCTACAGTAAGTGGGCTTGCGGCAAAAGAAGTCATCGTTTCTACTTTAGGAGTTTTATACTCTTTAGGTGGAGAAGTTAGTGAAAACAACACTACTTTACAGCAAACATTATCTAAAA
- the pckA gene encoding phosphoenolpyruvate carboxykinase (ATP) (Pfam match to PF01293.16 PEPCK_ATP), with product MIKDVDKLGLKDIKEIYHNLSYDKLFEHEKANGEGYITNSGTFGVDTGIFTGRSPKDKYFVKQDPSQKYIAWGKVNKPIGKEIFDKLLHKAQQQLSGKNIYIQDAYCGSSLASRKSVRFVTEIAWQAHFVKNMFIRPSQNELAEFKPDFVVYNACKCVDDDYKEDGLNSEVFVVFNIEENIAVIGGTWYGGEMKKGIFSMMNYWLPLENKLSMHCSANVGKDGDTALFFGLSGTGKTTLSTDPNRALIGDDEHGWDDEGVFNFEGGCYAKCINLDPKSEPEIYAAIKKDALLENVCCDGCGCVDYGDASKTENTRVSYPIEHIENHEPSLKAGHPKNIIFLTADAFGVLPPVSKLTKEQAMYYFLSGYTAKVAGTERGITEPQATFSACFGEPFMPLHPTVYARLLGEKIDKHQVNVYLVNTGWSGGAYGVGKRMSIKATRACINAILDGSIKKCEFENFDKFNLSIPKELDGVETKLLNPINTWNDKTQYLAARDKLANMFVENFNRYEDVEEGVQFAKAGPTN from the coding sequence ATGATAAAGGATGTAGATAAGCTAGGACTTAAGGATATAAAAGAAATTTATCATAATTTAAGCTATGACAAACTCTTTGAACACGAAAAAGCAAATGGTGAAGGATATATTACAAATAGCGGAACTTTCGGTGTGGATACCGGTATATTCACGGGCAGAAGCCCAAAAGATAAGTACTTCGTTAAACAAGACCCGAGTCAAAAATATATAGCTTGGGGAAAAGTAAATAAGCCTATTGGCAAAGAAATCTTCGACAAACTACTACACAAAGCACAACAACAATTAAGCGGTAAAAATATATATATTCAAGATGCGTATTGCGGTTCTAGTTTAGCTAGTAGAAAAAGCGTTAGATTTGTAACAGAAATAGCGTGGCAAGCTCATTTTGTAAAAAATATGTTTATCCGCCCAAGTCAAAACGAACTAGCTGAGTTTAAACCTGATTTCGTGGTGTATAATGCTTGCAAGTGTGTTGATGATGATTATAAAGAAGATGGACTAAACTCAGAGGTATTTGTAGTATTTAATATAGAAGAAAATATAGCCGTCATAGGTGGAACTTGGTATGGCGGAGAGATGAAAAAAGGTATATTTTCTATGATGAACTACTGGCTTCCTTTGGAAAATAAACTCTCTATGCACTGCTCGGCAAATGTCGGTAAAGACGGTGATACTGCGCTATTTTTCGGACTTAGTGGCACCGGAAAAACAACTCTTTCAACAGACCCAAACAGAGCTTTAATAGGTGATGATGAACATGGCTGGGACGATGAGGGGGTATTTAACTTTGAGGGCGGCTGCTATGCAAAATGTATAAATTTAGATCCAAAAAGCGAACCTGAAATTTATGCAGCTATAAAAAAAGACGCACTTTTAGAAAATGTTTGTTGTGATGGGTGTGGCTGCGTGGATTACGGTGATGCTAGCAAAACAGAAAATACAAGAGTAAGCTACCCTATAGAACATATAGAAAATCACGAACCGAGCTTAAAAGCAGGTCATCCAAAAAATATCATATTTTTAACAGCAGATGCATTTGGCGTACTTCCTCCTGTTTCAAAACTCACAAAAGAACAAGCTATGTACTACTTTTTAAGCGGATACACTGCAAAAGTAGCAGGAACAGAGCGTGGAATTACCGAGCCTCAAGCAACATTTTCAGCTTGCTTTGGCGAACCATTTATGCCTCTTCATCCAACAGTTTATGCAAGACTTCTTGGAGAAAAGATCGACAAACATCAAGTAAATGTGTATCTAGTAAATACAGGTTGGAGCGGCGGCGCTTATGGTGTCGGCAAAAGAATGAGTATAAAAGCTACTCGCGCTTGTATAAATGCGATACTTGATGGAAGCATAAAAAAATGCGAATTTGAAAACTTTGATAAATTTAATCTTTCTATTCCAAAAGAGTTAGACGGCGTAGAAACAAAACTTTTAAATCCTATAAATACTTGGAATGATAAAACTCAGTATTTGGCAGCTAGAGATAAACTAGCAAATATGTTTGTGGAGAATTTCAACAGATATGAAGATGTAGAAGAAGGCGTGCAATTCGCAAAAGCCGGTCCGACAAATTAG
- the argH gene encoding argininosuccinate lyase (Pfam matches to PF00206.16 Lyase_1, and to PF14698.2 ASL_C2) has protein sequence MQKMWEGRFSESSSELLEAFNASIEFDKELYKQDIAGSIAHAKMLGKCGILTSEQSQKIINGLQQVKSEIDNSEFEFKIEDEDIHMAVEKRLSEIIGKELGGKLHTARSRNDQVALDFRLFVQEQSVVISNLILDLIAVLKDIATEHKNTLMPGFTHLQHAQPISLAYHLLAYAFMFKRDYERLICSYQRNDLSPLGSCALAGTPHHINRKMVAEELGFKDITQNAMDSVSDRDFALELLFNISLIFTHTSRLCEELILWSSSEFRYITISDKFSTGSSIMPQKKNPDVAELIRGKTGRVYGNLISLLTVMKALPLAYNKDMQEDKECVFDSVKTAINSLIILKEMLKTTTFNKDFMLKACKNGHLSATDLADYLVRNLDIPFREAHFITGKCVSLAEKLGKDISELSLDELKSIHSDIKSDALEVLKLENSKEARQSLGGTSNKSVDTQLNELNLFLNLKI, from the coding sequence ATGCAAAAGATGTGGGAAGGTCGATTTAGCGAGAGTAGCAGCGAACTTTTAGAAGCTTTTAACGCCTCAATCGAATTTGATAAAGAGTTGTATAAACAAGATATCGCTGGTTCAATAGCTCATGCCAAAATGTTAGGAAAATGTGGTATTTTAACTTCTGAACAATCACAAAAAATCATAAACGGACTGCAACAAGTAAAAAGCGAAATAGATAACTCTGAGTTTGAATTTAAAATAGAAGATGAAGATATACATATGGCAGTTGAAAAGCGACTATCTGAGATCATAGGCAAAGAGCTTGGCGGTAAGCTTCACACAGCAAGAAGTAGAAATGATCAAGTGGCTCTTGATTTCAGACTTTTTGTGCAAGAGCAAAGCGTTGTGATTTCAAATTTAATATTAGACTTAATAGCTGTTTTAAAAGATATCGCCACTGAACATAAAAATACTTTAATGCCGGGTTTTACACATCTTCAGCACGCTCAACCAATCAGCCTTGCGTATCATTTATTGGCTTATGCTTTTATGTTTAAAAGAGATTACGAAAGGCTGATTTGCTCTTACCAAAGGAATGACTTAAGTCCTCTTGGCTCATGCGCACTTGCCGGAACTCCTCATCATATAAACCGAAAAATGGTGGCTGAGGAGCTTGGATTTAAAGATATCACGCAAAATGCTATGGATAGCGTGAGCGATAGAGATTTTGCTCTTGAACTTCTTTTTAATATAAGCCTTATATTCACTCATACATCAAGACTTTGCGAAGAGCTTATACTATGGAGTAGCAGCGAGTTTAGATACATTACTATAAGTGATAAATTTAGCACCGGCTCAAGCATAATGCCACAAAAGAAAAATCCCGATGTTGCAGAGCTTATAAGAGGAAAAACAGGTAGAGTGTATGGAAATCTCATTTCGCTTTTAACCGTTATGAAAGCTCTTCCACTTGCTTATAATAAAGATATGCAAGAAGACAAAGAATGCGTATTTGACAGTGTTAAAACTGCTATAAACTCTCTTATCATACTTAAAGAGATGTTAAAAACAACTACTTTTAATAAAGATTTTATGTTAAAAGCTTGTAAAAACGGTCACCTTAGTGCTACTGATTTGGCAGATTATTTGGTAAGAAATTTAGATATTCCATTTAGAGAAGCTCATTTTATCACCGGCAAATGTGTGTCATTGGCTGAAAAACTTGGCAAAGATATAAGTGAGCTTAGCTTAGATGAACTAAAAAGTATCCACTCAGATATCAAAAGTGACGCTTTAGAAGTTTTAAAACTAGAAAACTCAAAAGAAGCTAGGCAGTCTCTAGGCGGCACTAGCAATAAAAGCGTCGATACGCAATTAAACGAACTAAATTTGTTTTTAAATTTAAAAATATAA